The Kineococcus radiotolerans SRS30216 = ATCC BAA-149 genomic interval GCGGGGGGGGGGGGGGGGGGGGGAACCTTCAGGTCCCGGCGGTCGGCGCGAGGTCCTCTTCCGACCTGGTCGCCGTCGCCGCAGGCGTCACCGGCAGACCCGACCGTGAGGTCGATGGCGCGAGGTCGATGGCGCGTGGAGGGCGCCGGGACCGCGACGTCGCGGACGTCGTGTGGACGGTCGTCGACGTCCTGGCTCGCGCCACGACCGCGACGTCGTCCGGAGCGCCGGGGGGCGGCATGACCCTGAAAGATCAGTCTCCGCTGGGTGCGGCGGCGTCATCGCGAACGCGTGGGCGGCTGAGCCGGAAGAGGCCGATGCAGACGCCCATGAGGAGGCCGGCAGCGATGATGCTCGGCCAGTGCGGCAGCCGCAGGTCTGTGAGGTATCGCCCCGTGAGCGCTACCACCACAGCGGCCACGAAGCGGAGCCACCACGGCCAGCCGCCGACACCGCGAGGACCGTTCCACGCTCGCGCCCACCGTGCGAGCTGCTGTCTGGGCACGACGACACCTGGCCGCAGGCCCTGCTCCAACACTGCGCGCGCACCGCGGGATGACCGCGTGTTCGTGTCGTGCGGCTGGGGGGCTGACTGTCAGGAGGCGGTCGTACCGCGGGCGCTCGCCTGATCGTTGGGTGGGCTGTCGGGCTTCAGCGGCAAGGCCGGGGAAGGCGCGTTTCCGCCCGCGGTGATTTCTACGGCGATCGAGTCCCACTGGTACACCTCGGCTCCCGCAGCCGGGTGCTGAGAGGTGATGTAGAACAGACCCGGCCAGGCGAGGGCACCGATCGGTGGTCCATCGGGGTCTGGGTTGGTGAGGGTCACGCCCGCGTCGCTGGCGACGTCCCGGCCGATGTGGAAGGGCAGTCCCACTACGTCGGGAACGACCACGCGGGGTGCAGCGCGCTCACTCATCTTTGCAGGCTACCCACTCCGCGTTTCGGATCGAGGGGCGCAGACAGCAGGAGGTCCGTGAGTTATCGCATCAAGAAGTTGTGAGCCCCGCTCATCTGCCGTACCACTTGGCTGTTGACATGACCGCTGCGTCGACAGATCAGTCAGGACCGCCCGGGTCGCGGGATGACCGTGAAGTCGTTGGTCGGCGGCGGTAGTCCTAGTGGTGGTGCTGATGCGTCTAGCAGCCGCCGCGCCCTTATCGCGTGATCTTCCTGCAGCGGCGGTTCGCCATCCTCTACGGTCAAGCAATGGGAGCCGCCACCATGTCCACGCAGGTCAGAGCGCACAGCCAGGGACGCAGTAGCGACCTCCCCGCTCGTGGCCTCGGTCTTGCCCTGGCGGCTCTTGCCCTGACCGTCGGCGCGGCCTGCTCAGCCCAGGAGGAGACCGGTGTCTCCACGACGCAGATGGATGAAACAACGCGGCTCGCTTCCACGGCCGCCAGCACCGCGACGGGCATCACCGCGGCGGACATCACGCGTCCCCAGGAAGGGATCAGCGCCGTTGGTGGAGACGCGAGCACCACCACGAGTGTTTCAATCGGGTTGACGGCGAACGCGACTTTCCGCGCCTTCACGGTGTGCACCGGCGGCGGAGACCTCGAGCTGGACCTGGCGGGCACTGCGCAGGAGCTGGCGTGTGACGGCCAGGTCCGAGAAGTCGCCGAGCTTGTGGTCCCGGACACCGGGAGCGTCCAGTTCAAGCCGAGTCGTGT includes:
- a CDS encoding PASTA domain-containing protein; translated protein: MSERAAPRVVVPDVVGLPFHIGRDVASDAGVTLTNPDPDGPPIGALAWPGLFYITSQHPAAGAEVYQWDSIAVEITAGGNAPSPALPLKPDSPPNDQASARGTTAS